The following are encoded together in the Lactuca sativa cultivar Salinas chromosome 1, Lsat_Salinas_v11, whole genome shotgun sequence genome:
- the LOC111894743 gene encoding cyclin-D4-1, which translates to MTPSLDFAVSSLLCAEDNDSICYDDDNGDVDDLMGFGRNIYPNEEQYQSLIRNHEIDYSVLDLPLQNDECLASLIVKESEQCVGVMDYLNKLKNQNLYLVARQEAVDWISKVHAQFNFGPLCAYLSVNYLDRFLAVYELPKHNPWMMQLLAVTCLSLAAKMEETETPPIVDFQAGESRFVFEPKTIQRMELVVLSTLKWRMQSVTPFSFIDSFIGKLDGVQSQIDPRFLILKSTQLILSLIKGIDFLEFQPSEIAAAVAISVVGIGFEKTNVSAIFEHAKKERVLKCMEVVSRGCTMSFGSGTMTSLPESPIGVLEAAILSYKNDDSPTCSKRRRLSNISP; encoded by the exons ATGACACCCAGTCTTGATTTTGCTGTATCAAGTTTACTGTGTGCAGAAGACAATGATAGCATTTGTTATGACGATGATAATGGTGATGTGGatgatttgatgggttttggtcggAACATTTATCCAAATGAAGAACAGTATCAAAGTTTGATTAGGAATCATGAAATAGACTACTCTGTTCTCGATTTGCCTTTGCAAAATGATGAGTGTTTGGCTTCGTTGATTGTGAAAGAATCTGAACAATGTGTGGGTGTTATGGATTATCTGAATAAATTGAAGAATCAAAACCTGTATTTGGTTGCAAGACAAGAGGCTGTTGATTGGATTTCAAAG GTTCATGCCCAATTCAACTTCGGACCATTATGTGCATATCTTTCTGTAAACTACTTGGACAGATTTCTTGCTGTCTATGAATTACCT AAGCACAATCCTTGGATGATGCAATTGCTAGCTGTTACCTGTTTATCACTTGCAGCAAAAATGGAGGAGACTGAAACACCCCCGATTGTGGATTTTCAG GCTGGTGAATCAAGATTTGTTTTTGAACCAAAGACAATTCAAAGAATGGAATTGGTTGTATTGAGCACATTGAAATGGAGGATGCAATCAGTAACACCATTTTCTTTCATTGATTCATTCATTGGGAAGCTTGATGGTGTTCAAAGTCAGATCGATCCAAGATTTCTGATCTTGAAGTCCACCCAACTGATATTAAGTTTGATCAAAG GGATTGATTTCTTGGAATTTCAACCATCTGAGATAGCAGCAGCAGTGGCGATTTCTGTAGTTGGAATTGGATTTGAAAAGACAAACGTTTCTGCAATCTTTGAGCATGCAAAGAAG GAAAGGGTTCTTAAATGTATGGAGGTTGTGAGCAGGGGTTGTACCATGAGCTTTGGGAGTGGTACAATGACATCATTGCCTGAAAGCCCAATAGGTGTGCTTGAGGCTGCAATTTTGAGTTATAAGAATGATGATTCACCTACTTGTTCTAAAAGGAGGAGGCTCAGCAACATTAGCCcttga